TGAAGCGGGGAAAGCTTTAGTGCTTGATCCTCCCGAAACTATTACTGGATATAAATTCACACGAAACACTTTCTCCCCAAGTACTCTTTTACAAGCCGATGGTTCTACTGTGGTGACAAGGGTCTATCAAGTCGATAAAGCGCGGTTACTTGAAGGATCGCTTAGTGGGACTGAGTTGGCGACTGCGACTGGTGATCCGCAAGCAAATACTGGAAGTAACTTCCAAGAAGATCCAACAGGGGTCAGCGCTATCAGCTTTAGTGTAACGGATGCACAATTAGCTCGTAAAGGATATCACTATACGATCACAGTAGTCGATCGTACGGGTAAACTACTGACAGATAAAGATGGACGTAGTGAATATGATACTTTAGCTGATGCTTTAGTAGCTCAAGGAACATTTGATAGTACCAGTGATATCTCTGGTGCCACGCAAAACTTTATCGTTAATTATGTTGGTGATTTCCAAAAGGCTGTGATCATTAGTAAAAATGATCCTGCAAAAGAGATCCCAACAACGATAGCTGAGGCAGAAAATATCAGTCCTTTCTATAATGACGGGGTATCTGGGGGAACGATGTTTTATGGTGCAGATGGAAGGCCTGTTCTTTCAGATGCAACTACGTTAGCAAATGGATCTTTGGCGTTTAGACGTCAAAATTATCGCTATACAGTCACTGCGCCAGACGGAAAAGAATATAGCAGTTTAGATGCGGCTTTGGCAGCTAAATTGACTTTTGATAACACTGAAAATACTGGTAATACTGATACAGATATTCAAGTGTATGAGATCAAATATGTTGAAGATCTCCAAACTTTACGTGTGACTGTTATCGATGATCAAGGCACTAAAACTGATGCGGGATATACACCAGTTACATTAGTAGACAAGCAAGAGCTTGGAAATGGTTTATCAAATTCAGAAGTCAGTGCTTCGACTAAGAGTGATTATGAAAATATTATCGAACGTTATAAAGCTGCTGGGTATGTTGTAGTCAGCCAAGATCCAGTACCTGATAACTACGATAATGATCCAACAGTCGATCAAACATTAGTGGTCCATTTACGGCATGATACAGAGGATAAGGCAGGATCTTCAGTAACATTAACAGAGAAGATCAATTATTTATATGCTAGTGGGATCCATAAAGGTGACGTTGCAGCGCCAATGTACACTTCACAACCAATAACGTTCACTTCTGTCGATACGATCGATAAAGTAACTAAGGAAGTTATCAATACAGTTTGGAGCAGTCCTCAAATATTTGTTGAAGTTCAAAGTCCGACTGTCTCAGGCTATACACCAGACAAAGCAAAGATCGAAAGTATCAATGTAACGCATGAAACGCCAGAAAGTGATCTGAGCTTTACCGTTTACTATGCTCCTGAGCAACAAGTGCTCAATTATCAAGTGATAGATGATACTGAAAACAAAGAGCTTGTTCCAGTAACGTTGCTTGGGACAGGTGAATCAGAGGCAAATATTCCGTTAAGTATCTATCAACGCTATCAAAAGATCGCTGATGGTTATGAAAAACAGGGATATATTATTGAAAGTATGTCTGAGATCCCAGACAAATATGATTCAGATTCATCTGTAGATCAGTTGGTGGTGATCCACCTTAGCCATGGTCGTTTAGAAGAAAACGGCGAGACGAAGACGATCAAACAAACGATCAGATATGTCTATGGCAATGGACCAAAACAAGGTGAAGAAGCCGCCAGAACGTATGAAAAAGACTACGTCTTCACCTCAAGAAATACGTTAGATGCAGTAACGAAAGCAGTGCTGACTACTGTTTGGAGCGAGCCACAAACAACACTAGAAGTAACGAGCCCAACAATTGCAGGCTATGTCGCTGATAAGACAAGTGTCGGCAGTCAAAGCTTGACGCATGAGTCGACTGACTTAAATGATGTCGTAACGTATACTGCTGGGACTCAAACAGTAAAAGTGCACTATGTGGACGTTTACGGAGTCGAAAAAGGCACAGGTTACACCCCAACGTCAGGGACTGAGTTGACAGCTCAACTACAAACATTGACAGGTGAAGCAGACCAAAGTTACACCAATACGTTGTGGAACTACGGACAAGCTGGTTATGAGCTTGCAGAAGCACAGCCAGAAGCAAGTGCTGGGACTTTTGATGCTGATCCAAGTGTCGATCAAAACTACTATGTCTATTTGACACATACGCTAAGAGATGTAGAAGGCACACCAGTGAACGTCACAAGAGTAGTCAACTACGTTTACAGTAACGGAACTAAAGCAGGTCAAAGGGCAGCGGACAGCGTGACTGAGACGAAGACGTTTGTGCCAACTTATAAAGTAGATCAAGTAACTAAACAAAATGTTGGCGATCCAGTCTGGAATCCAGCCACAGATACGTTTGTGGCAGTGACAAGTCCAACGATCGCTGGTTATACCGCTGATAAAGCTGTGGTCGAAGCAGAGATGATCACTTCAGCTAGTCAAAACAGCGAAGTGACAGTTTACTACAGCACAAATCAACAAGTATTGACATATACAGTGATCGATGATGGTGATAATGGTAGAGTCTTAGAAAACGAAGTGAGATTGGCAGTTGGAGCCAGCTCAAGTGTGATCGGTGCAAGTGTTCTCCAAGATTACCAACGGATCATCAATGGTTATGTTGATCAGGGCTATGTGTTAGTGAGTCAAGATAGCTTACCAGCAACATTTGATGACAATGATGATGTTGATCAAAATGTAGTGATCCATTTAAACCATGGTCGTTTAGAAGAAAACGGCGAGACGAAGACGATCAAACAGACGATCAGGTATGTCTATGGCAATGGACCAAAACAAGGTGAAGAAGCAGCCAGAACGTATGAAAAAGACTACGTCTTCACCTCAAGAAATACGTTAGATGCAGTAACGAAAGCTGTTCTCGATACGATCTGGAGTGCTGCCCAAACAACATCAGAAGTGACGAGTCCGACAGTCGCAGGCTATGTCGCTGATAAGACAAGTGTTGGCAGTCAAAGCTTGACGCATGAATCGACTGACTTAAATGATGTCGTAACGTATACTGCTGGGACTCAAACAGTAAAAGTGCACTATGTGGACGTTTACGGAGTCGAAAAAGGTACAGGTTACACCCCGACCTCAGGGACTGAGTTGACAGCTCAACTACAAACATTGACAGGTGAAGCAGACCAAAGTTACACCAATACGTTGTGGAACTACGAACAAGCTGGTTATGAGCTCGCAGAAGCACAGCCAGAAGCAAGTTCTGGAACTTTTGATACTGATCCAAGTGTCGATCAAAACTACTATGTCTACTTGACACATACGTTAAGAGACGTAGAAGGCACGCCAGTGAACGTCACAAGAGTAGTCAACTACGTTTACAGTAACGGACCAAAAGCAGGTCAAAGAGCAGCTGATAGCGTGACTGAGACGAAGACGTTTGTGCCAACTTATAAAGTAGATCAAGTTACTAAACAAAATGTTGGTGATCCAGTCTGGAATCCAGCCACAGATACGTTTGTGGCGGTGACAAGCCCAACGATCGCTGGTTATACAGCTGATAAAGCTATGGTCGAAGCTCAAACAGTCACCTCAGCTAGTCAAAACAGCGAAGTGACAGTCTACTACAACGCAAATCAACAAGTATTGACGTATACAGTGATTGATGATGGTGATAATGGTAAAGTCTTAGAAAACAAAGTGAGATTAGCCGTTGGTGACAGCTCAAGTGTGATCGGCGCAAGTGTTCTCCAAGATTACCAACGGATCATCAATGGTTATGTTGATCAGGGCTATGTGTTAGTGAGTCAAGATAGCTTACCAGCAACATTTGATGACAATGATGATGTTGATCAAAATGTAGTGATCCATTTAAACCATGGTCGTTTAGAAGAAAACGGCGAGACGAAGACGATCAAACAAACGATCAGTTATGTCTATGGTAATGGACCAAAACAAGGTGAAGAAGCAGCCAGAACGTATACAAAAGACTACGTCTTCACCTCAAGAAACACGTTAGATGCAGTAACTAAGGCTGTTATCGATACGATCTGGAGCGATCCACAAACAACACTAGAAGTAACGAGCCCAACAATTGCAGGCTATGTCGCTGATAAGACAAGTGTTGGTAGTCAAAGCTTGACGCATGAATCGACTGACTTAAATGATGTCGTAACGTATACTGCTGGGATTCAAACAGTAAAAGTGCACTATGTGGACGTTTACGGAGTCGAAAAAGGTACAGGTTATACACCGACTTCAGGGACTGAGTTGACAGCTCAACTACAAACATTGACAGGTGAAGCAGACCAAAGTTACACCAATACGTTGTGGAACTACGAACAAGCTGGTTATGAGCTTGCAGAAGCACAGCCAGAAGCAAGCGCTGGGACTTTTGATGCTGATCCAAGTGTCGATCAAAACTACTATGTCTACTTGACACATACGTTAAGAGATGTAGAAGGTACACCAGTGAACGTCACAAGAGTAGTCAACTACGTTTACAGTAACGGACCAAAAGCAGGTCAAAGAGCAGCTGATAGCGTAACTGAGACAAAGACGTTTGTGCCGACCTATAAAGTAGATCAAGTGACAAAACAAAATGTTGGCGATCCAGTCTGGAATCCAGCCACAGATACGTTTGTGACGGTGACAAGTCCAACGATCGCTGGTTATACAGCTGATAAAGCTGTGGTCGAAGCAGAGACAATCACCTCAGCTAGTCAAAACAGCGAAGTGACAGTCTACTACAGCGCAAATCAACAAGTATTGACGTATACAGTGATCGATGATGGTGATAATGGTAGAGTCTTAGAAAACAAAGTGAGATTAGCAGTGGGCGCAAGCTCAAGCGTGATCGGCGCAAGTGTTCTTCAAGATTACCAACGGATCATCAATGGTTATGTTGATCAGGGCTATGTGTTAGTGAGTCAAGATAACTTACCAGCAACATTTGATGACAATGATGATGTTGATCAAAATGTAGTGATCCATTTAAACCATGGTCGTTTAGAAGAAAATGGCGAGACGAAGACGATCAAACAAACGATCAGATATGTCTATGGCAATGGACCAAAACAAGGTGAAGAAGCTGCCAGAACGTATGAAAAAGACTACGTCTTTACTTCAAGAAATACGTTAGATGCAGTAACGAAAGCAGTGCTGACTACTGTTTGGAGCGACCCACAAACAACACTAGAAGTAACGAGCCCAACAATCGCAGGCTATGTTGCTGATAAGACAAGTGTTGGTAGTCAAAGCTTGACGCATGAATCGACTGACTTAAATGATGTCGTAACGTATACTGCTGGGATTCAAACAGTAAAAGTGCACTATGTGGACGTTTACGGAGTCGAAAAAGGTACAGGTTATACACCGACTTCAGGGACTGAGTTGACAGCTCAACTACAAACATTGACAGGTGAAGCAGACCAAAGTTACACCAATACGTTGTGGAACTACGAACAAGCTGGTTATGAGCTTGCAGAAGCACAGCCAGAAGCAAGCGCTGGGACTTTTGATGCTGATCCAAGTGTCGATCAAAACTACTATGTCTACTTGACACATACGTTAAGAGATGTAGAAGGTACGCCAGTAAACGTCACAAGAGTAGTCAACTACGTTTACAGTAACGGACCAAAAGCGGGACAAAGAGCAGCCAACAGCGTAACTGAGACAAAGACGTTTGTTTCGACCTATAAAGTAGATCAAGTGACTAAACAAAATGTTGGTGATCCGATCTGGAATCCAGACACAGATACGTTTGTGGCGGTGACAAGTCCAACGATCGCTGGTTATACCGCTGATAAAGCTGTGGTCGAAGCAGAGACGATCACTTCAGCTAGTCAAAACAGCGAAGTGACAGTTTACTACAGCACAAATCAACAAGTATTGACATATACAGTGATCGATGATGGTGATAATGGTAAGATCTTAGAAAACAAAGTGAGATTGGCAGTTGGTGCCAGCTCAAGTGTGATCGGCGCAAGTGTTCTCCAAGATTACCAACGGATCATCAATGGTTACGTTGGTCAGGGCTATGTGTTAGTGAGTCAAGATAGATTACCAGCAACATTTGATGACAATGATGATGTTGATCAAAATGTAGTAATCCATTTAAACCATGGTCGTTTAGAAGAAAATGGCGAGACGAAGACGATCAAACAAACGATCAGATATGTCTATGGCAATGGACCAAAACAAGGTGAAGAAGCTGCTAGAACGTATACAAAAAACTACGTCTTCACTTCAAGAAATACGTTAGATGCAGTAACGAAAGCGGTGCTGACTACTGTTTGGAGCGATCCACAAACAACATCAGAAGTAACGAGCCCAACAGTTGCCGGCTATGTCGCTGATAAGACAAGTGTTGGCAGTCAAAGCTTGACGCATGAATCGACAGACTTAAATGATGTCGTAACGTATACTGCTGGGACTCAAACAGTAAAAGTGCACTATGTGGACGTTTACGGAGTCGAAAAAGGTACAGGCTACACCCCAACGTCAGGGACTGAGTTGACAGCGCAACTGCAAACATTGACAGGTGAAGCAGACCAAAGTTACACCAATACGTTGTGGAACTATGAACAAGCTGGTTATGAGCTCGTAGAAGCACAGCCAGAAGCAAGTACTGGGACTTTTGATGCTGATCCAAGTGTCGATCAAAACTACTATGTCTACTTGACACATACGTTAAGAGACGTAGAAGGTACGCCAGTGAACGTCACAAGAGTAGTCAACTACGTTTACAGTAACGGACCAAAAGCAGGTCAAAGAGCAGCTGATAGCGTGACTGAGACGAAGACGTTTGTACCAACTTATAAAGTAGATCAAGTTACTAAACAAAATGTTGGTGATCTGATCTGGAATCCAGCCACAGATACGTTTGTGGCGGTGACAAGCCCAACGATCGCTGGTTATACAGCTGATAAAGCTGTGGTCGAAGCTCAAACAGTCACCTCAGCTAGTCAAAACAGCGAAGTGACAGTTTACTACAGCGCAAATCAACAAGTATTGACTTATACAGTGATCGATGATGGTGATAATGGTAAGATCTTAGAAAACAAAGAGAGATTAGCAGTGGGCGCAAGTTCAAGTGTGATCGGCGCAAGTGTTCTCCAAGATTATCAATGGATCATCAATGGTTACGTTGACAAGGGCTATGTATTAGTGAGTCAAGATAGATTACCAGCAACATTTGATGACAATGATGATGTTGATCAAAATGTAGTGATCCATTTGAAACACGGAGAAAAACCAGTTGGACCAAATGATCCACACGAACCGGAAACCCCAGTGAACCCTAACGATCCAGATCCAAACGGACCAAAATGGCCTACAAAGGATCAATACCGCAAAGACTACACCTCAACGATCACTTATGTTGATGAACAAGGTAACAAAGTTGCTGAAGATAATATGCAAACATCTACATGGACTCGGACATTGATCATTGACACAGTGACAGGTGAAGTCAAGAACCCTAACGAAGCGTGGACAGCTGACAAGTCACAATATGATGCAGTCAAATCTCCAGTTATTGAAGGGTACTACGCTGATAAAGCAGTCGTAAATGCTAAAGACACAGTGCAAGAAAACTTGAGTGAACAAGTCGTTTACCGTCCATTAGGCAAGATCGTTCCGGTAGATCCAGATGGTAATCCGATCCCAGATGTACCAAATCCACAGTATCCAAATGATCCGACTGATCCAAGTAAGACGACCCCAGATCAACCAGTACCAAATATTCCAGGAATGACGCCAGAAGTACCGACGATCACTCCAGAAGATCCAGGGAAAGATACAAAAGTCGTTTACAACTATGATGATCAAAAAGCAACGATCAATTATATCGATGAAACGACAGGACAACAGTTAGGTTCAGATAGTGTTACAGGTAGAAATAACGCCAAGATCGAATATACGACGGTGGGCAAGATCAATGAGTTGACAAATAAAGGGTACGTGTTAGTAAGTGATGGTTTCCCAACAGATGCGACCTTTGATAATGATAAAAATGTCGATCAGATCTTTGAGGTTATCTTGAAACACGGAGAAAAACCAGTTGGACCAAATGATCCACACGAACCAGAAACTCCAGTGAACCCTAACGATCCAGATCCAAATGGACCAAAATGGCCTACAAAGGATCGATACAGTAAGGAATACACCGCTACGATCACATACGTTGATGAACAAGGCAACAAAGTTGCTGAAGATAATATGCAAACATCTACATGGACTCGGACATTGATCATTGACACAGTAACGGGAGAAATCAAGAACCCTAACGAAGCGTGGACAGCTGACAAGTCACAATATGATGCAGTCAAATCTCCAGTTATTGAAGGGTACTACGCTGATAAAGCAGTCGTAAATGCTAAAGACACAGTGCAAGAAAACTTGAGTGAACAAGTCGTTTACCGTCCATTAGGCAAGATCGTTCCGGTAGATCCAGATGGTAATCCGATCCCAGATGTACCAAATCCACAGTATCCAAATGATCCGACTGATCCAAGTAAGACGACCCCAGATCAACCAGTACCAAATATTCCAGGAATGACGCCAGAAGTACCGACGATCACTCCAGAAGATCCAGGGAAAGATACAAAAGTCGTTTACAACTATGATGATCAAAAAGCAACGATCAATTATATCGATGAAACGACAGGACAACAGTTAGGTTCAGATAGTGTTACAGGTAGAAATAACGCCAAGATCGAATATACGACGGTGGGCAAGATCAATGAGTTGACAAATAAAGGGTACGTGTTAGTAAGTGATGGTTTCCCAACAGATGCGACCTTTGATAATGATAAGAATGTCGATCAGATCTTTGAAGTTATCTTGAAACACGGAGAAAAGCCAGTTGGACCAAATGATCCACACGAACCAGAAACTCCAGTGAACCCTAACGATCCAGATCCAAACGGACCAAAATGGCCAGCTAAAGATCAATACCGCAAAGACTACACATCAACGATCACTTATGTTGATGAACAAGGCAACAAAGTTGCTGATGACAATGTGCAAACATCAACATGGACGCGGACGTTGATCATTGACACAGTAACGG
This window of the Ligilactobacillus faecis genome carries:
- a CDS encoding mucin-binding protein codes for the protein MLRYNVNSRLFKYTTEEKKRYKLYKRKKMWVVAGMSLFSTATLVQQVSADEAPLTSTTAQNDVKDETTQPVVNISETKESDPASQTSASVVAEKEQADGSSEQTATDKPQMISEQTQDTEESDAVNKADQPQVGTVSQGEVTAKETETSNGQDAPKDQDESVKGQATTVDKQESTPTEKDAPVEVAKDDQVGEQISDNKIQATAKEENVVDKVNKDVTETKTATSVVSSEQKQADEPAKVQGQVNGLHTKANIDFLEREKDLTPLKRTARSVATNKLETSLLATTASVEPKAADVTDGRSVGLTSLTQGDSYGTLSAPKVLEDGSKMYVYDAQGHANYSSQYQGKLGMTVSYTGKKGDKFSLVFSPLKNYPYTYYYVSPVEQMRPTGNPVKKREKNGSWTMTWTIEDAPDNVTVTRTQIIPAVDFFNHGHAATSGSDEYLPYKSGTGSDIKKYHGGESYEISFLINGEAAPANTRNEIVYKLGEEVIPNINIKSIGPVENSKVLRTVDENYLYVVTVDSDKYAGNGILRLSIPVPEHFLLDEQATKDYIKKSAYEGSYGEGLFSVTQPQGEGTPIVVDYLRVSSMASLNKVPFVGRYTSEQTTGESGQASGWYDVGDGEKHYFGQTNIDTGEALDASRAVKNLKSFAEKVLPRDGAKVYEDFSINLQYPIFNQRNSGIDEYESNTNFGSMPYYYGYDNLPTTHRMTINVPILENGAPYAPVLYSVGLKGKGLTSFTPTYHFDFPAEVTTTGIVMPLNNVSGDYADFRSYNPAQTGYIVVVTGADGSKITQRLQAGESYNPTTGVIDHFGKFSNGEKLAEGVKISAYDVTPDVPYYANAIMERSYNSTYYDGYHDIGTGYINILGYLNTLAQYGKDNVYTTNISVTSKNRKRSIQLDLRPFRAEDTVLNLPIRTVLPSSAGSGNNQSVYNLGDSLSLYLEAGGSLTKPTSVYKPGVNLDAGGILEGKPNNTATDLSGGYWVEEPKTIYKKVKEPIVYFTIPDQMEVTKIAGSNRFYAVRSAQGEVPEPKISRKYNSDNQEVIILDWTGTGFELGPTDRVGINVQVRSDALNGFDTNRTTETLYAYEDKANNKTLDLYTVAQLQAMGVSTEGLRAYAPNFYSDRNTSWVQVGGDFSNSDLSDSSKTKIVFNDGTSADTIPLLSGTNNGYLRIIAPVEVRPVPLIKGTADVGLSSSGLSYPAQDFIDVNGKKTGLQTLQMGMVNNTADPLKGVISVMNLPQVGVVDGNNPNATQDFTLNVSGPGSLAIDPTNNYVNDAHTMYYSTQLATLSSDGTTLTFEDGSTWSRGQALPSQLKTADQVTDWSTVKSLVLYVPALSASNKIVYQFNAYSPTSEHNMSKKVTLRQVMGYENQLSLIPGTVTDTYATYATLKIVDQDGNQINGYKDVQGKAALDPSTGEYVIENGDLFGEAGKALVLDPPETITGYKFTRNTFSPSTLLQADGSTVVTRVYQVDKARLLEGSLSGTELATATGDPQANTGSNFQEDPTGVSAISFSVTDAQLARKGYHYTITVVDRTGKLLTDKDGRSEYDTLADALVAQGTFDSTSDISGATQNFIVNYVGDFQKAVIISKNDPAKEIPTTIAEAENISPFYNDGVSGGTMFYGADGRPVLSDATTLANGSLAFRRQNYRYTVTAPDGKEYSSLDAALAAKLTFDNTENTGNTDTDIQVYEIKYVEDLQTLRVTVIDDQGTKTDAGYTPVTLVDKQELGNGLSNSEVSASTKSDYENIIERYKAAGYVVVSQDPVPDNYDNDPTVDQTLVVHLRHDTEDKAGSSVTLTEKINYLYASGIHKGDVAAPMYTSQPITFTSVDTIDKVTKEVINTVWSSPQIFVEVQSPTVSGYTPDKAKIESINVTHETPESDLSFTVYYAPEQQVLNYQVIDDTENKELVPVTLLGTGESEANIPLSIYQRYQKIADGYEKQGYIIESMSEIPDKYDSDSSVDQLVVIHLSHGRLEENGETKTIKQTIRYVYGNGPKQGEEAARTYEKDYVFTSRNTLDAVTKAVLTTVWSEPQTTLEVTSPTIAGYVADKTSVGSQSLTHESTDLNDVVTYTAGTQTVKVHYVDVYGVEKGTGYTPTSGTELTAQLQTLTGEADQSYTNTLWNYGQAGYELAEAQPEASAGTFDADPSVDQNYYVYLTHTLRDVEGTPVNVTRVVNYVYSNGTKAGQRAADSVTETKTFVPTYKVDQVTKQNVGDPVWNPATDTFVAVTSPTIAGYTADKAVVEAEMITSASQNSEVTVYYSTNQQVLTYTVIDDGDNGRVLENEVRLAVGASSSVIGASVLQDYQRIINGYVDQGYVLVSQDSLPATFDDNDDVDQNVVIHLNHGRLEENGETKTIKQTIRYVYGNGPKQGEEAARTYEKDYVFTSRNTLDAVTKAVLDTIWSAAQTTSEVTSPTVAGYVADKTSVGSQSLTHESTDLNDVVTYTAGTQTVKVHYVDVYGVEKGTGYTPTSGTELTAQLQTLTGEADQSYTNTLWNYEQAGYELAEAQPEASSGTFDTDPSVDQNYYVYLTHTLRDVEGTPVNVTRVVNYVYSNGPKAGQRAADSVTETKTFVPTYKVDQVTKQNVGDPVWNPATDTFVAVTSPTIAGYTADKAMVEAQTVTSASQNSEVTVYYNANQQVLTYTVIDDGDNGKVLENKVRLAVGDSSSVIGASVLQDYQRIINGYVDQGYVLVSQDSLPATFDDNDDVDQNVVIHLNHGRLEENGETKTIKQTISYVYGNGPKQGEEAARTYTKDYVFTSRNTLDAVTKAVIDTIWSDPQTTLEVTSPTIAGYVADKTSVGSQSLTHESTDLNDVVTYTAGIQTVKVHYVDVYGVEKGTGYTPTSGTELTAQLQTLTGEADQSYTNTLWNYEQAGYELAEAQPEASAGTFDADPSVDQNYYVYLTHTLRDVEGTPVNVTRVVNYVYSNGPKAGQRAADSVTETKTFVPTYKVDQVTKQNVGDPVWNPATDTFVTVTSPTIAGYTADKAVVEAETITSASQNSEVTVYYSANQQVLTYTVIDDGDNGRVLENKVRLAVGASSSVIGASVLQDYQRIINGYVDQGYVLVSQDNLPATFDDNDDVDQNVVIHLNHGRLEENGETKTIKQTIRYVYGNGPKQGEEAARTYEKDYVFTSRNTLDAVTKAVLTTVWSDPQTTLEVTSPTIAGYVADKTSVGSQSLTHESTDLNDVVTYTAGIQTVKVHYVDVYGVEKGTGYTPTSGTELTAQLQTLTGEADQSYTNTLWNYEQAGYELAEAQPEASAGTFDADPSVDQNYYVYLTHTLRDVEGTPVNVTRVVNYVYSNGPKAGQRAANSVTETKTFVSTYKVDQVTKQNVGDPIWNPDTDTFVAVTSPTIAGYTADKAVVEAETITSASQNSEVTVYYSTNQQVLTYTVIDDGDNGKILENKVRLAVGASSSVIGASVLQDYQRIINGYVGQGYVLVSQDRLPATFDDNDDVDQNVVIHLNHGRLEENGETKTIKQTIRYVYGNGPKQGEEAARTYTKNYVFTSRNTLDAVTKAVLTTVWSDPQTTSEVTSPTVAGYVADKTSVGSQSLTHESTDLNDVVTYTAGTQTVKVHYVDVYGVEKGTGYTPTSGTELTAQLQTLTGEADQSYTNTLWNYEQAGYELVEAQPEASTGTFDADPSVDQNYYVYLTHTLRDVEGTPVNVTRVVNYVYSNGPKAGQRAADSVTETKTFVPTYKVDQVTKQNVGDLIWNPATDTFVAVTSPTIAGYTADKAVVEAQTVTSASQNSEVTVYYSANQQVLTYTVIDDGDNGKILENKERLAVGASSSVIGASVLQDYQWIINGYVDKGYVLVSQDRLPATFDDNDDVDQNVVIHLKHGEKPVGPNDPHEPETPVNPNDPDPNGPKWPTKDQYRKDYTSTITYVDEQGNKVAEDNMQTSTWTRTLIIDTVTGEVKNPNEAWTADKSQYDAVKSPVIEGYYADKAVVNAKDTVQENLSEQVVYRPLGKIVPVDPDGNPIPDVPNPQYPNDPTDPSKTTPDQPVPNIPGMTPEVPTITPEDPGKDTKVVYNYDDQKATINYIDETTGQQLGSDSVTGRNNAKIEYTTVGKINELTNKGYVLVSDGFPTDATFDNDKNVDQIFEVILKHGEKPVGPNDPHEPETPVNPNDPDPNGPKWPTKDRYSKEYTATITYVDEQGNKVAEDNMQTSTWTRTLIIDTVTGEIKNPNEAWTADKSQYDAVKSPVIEGYYADKAVVNAKDTVQENLSEQVVYRPLGKIVPVDPDGNPIPDVPNPQYPNDPTDPSKTTPDQPVPNIPGMTPEVPTITPEDPGKDTKVVYNYDDQKATINYIDETTGQQLGSDSVTGRNNAKIEYTTVGKINELTNKGYVLVSDGFPTDATFDNDKNVDQIFEVILKHGEKPVGPNDPHEPETPVNPNDPDPNGPKWPAKDQYRKDYTSTITYVDEQGNKVADDNVQTSTWTRTLIIDTVTGEIKNPNEAWTADKSQYDAVKSPVVEGYYVDKAVVNAKDTVQENLSEQVVYRPLGKIVPVDPDGNPIPDVPNPKYPNDPTDPSKTTPDQPVPNIPGMTPEVPTITPEDPGEDTKVVYNYDDQKATINYIDETTGQQLGSDSVTGRNNAKIEYTTVAKINELTSKGYVLVSDGFPTDATFDNDKNVDQIFEVILKHGRLEENGETKTIKQTINYVYGNGPLKGGQVAQTYEKDYVFTSRNTLDAVTKEVLATTWSPAQTTEAVESPTVAGYVADKATVGATQLDHNSANLKDTINYYVGEQLVTIHYIDVNGAKTKNTGYTPSDGKEITDFIQHLSGEAGTKYSNRLQDYGAKGYELVYAQPEASEGMFDEDTNKQQDYYVYLEHGTKTVTDIPVTVTDTINYVYGNGPHKGEPAFPSSVVEKVFTPTYVIDKVTGETIETVWNGDGTIDPSVVPTLDGYTPDKLVVAGRVLTPDMKDQSQTVYYYTAGEPNVTEPAKPNSVTPTSVGEGKESDQKVQVNQRQISSEGSKQVLDQNQIVNREVVGELPQTGDENDEESMLLGLGLLSGAALLGATELGQRKRRKRN